In one window of Clavelina lepadiformis chromosome 4, kaClaLepa1.1, whole genome shotgun sequence DNA:
- the LOC143452716 gene encoding gonadotropin-releasing hormone receptor-like isoform X1 — protein sequence MASSFLDEDYTGREIYSTTPMPSINTTAFDYNESCQYYKENLTFTQTYLARVVASCVLFLLSSCGNIFVLWCLLSRRRRSHVHVITLHLTLADLAYTFFSIPTDTIWTITVAWVAGDVMCKICQILKQFGMYISSFMVVVIAFDRMFSLLFPMAPLSQQRTRTKILLGVAWTLSFSCAVPAGVLFAVTEKVFCLDEPIFKQCIDYAYVHQDKLKPYYFFTMCISFIIPMIFAFVSYSLILCEISNMQRRDRRVMGRSQPPKSNNISRARKKTLILTSLVTLTFLIFWGGYYGVSIYLWFTSDQGETVPAEVSSGLFTLMYVHPAVHPLIYGLFMKDVRRNFGLMVGKLLSCVSCGRISSSHTESSTKMGRTDFCPCVRQQFNNRSDPSTYGRHLRAMSNPVLSTGKISKLSEFSVVHSEPIPKDNAKNVFTENLLNVSKDDAEIKRSNGDVIKNSDVKTYKNSYVTSAFPINGGSETKLLNNNGVL from the exons ATGGCGTCCAGTTTCTTGGATGAGGATTATACTGGTCGTGAGATCTACTCAACAACACCTATGCCTTCAATTAACACCACAGCGTTTGATTACAACGAATCATGCCAATATTATAAG GAGAATTTAACCTTCACCCAGACCTACCTTGCCCGGGTGGTCGCGTCTTGCGTCCTCTTCCTGCTCAGCTCCTGCGGCAACATCTTCGTGCTCTGGTGCTTGCTCTCCAGAAGGAGACGATCTCACGTCCACGTCATCACTCTGCACTTGACCCTGGCTGACCTCGCATATACGTTCTTCTCTATCCCGACTG ACACTATTTGGACAATAACTGTTGCATGGGTGGCCGGAGATGTCATGTGTAAGATCTGCCAAATACTGAAGCAGTTTGGAATGTATATCAGTTCTTTCATGGTCGTG GTGATAGCATTTGACCGTATGTTCAGCCTACTCTTTCCGATGGCCCCGCTCTCACAACAAAGGACCAGAACCAAAATTTTGCTCGGAGTAGCTTGGACCTTAAGCTTTTCATGCGCCGTACCCGCG GGCGTGCTGTTCGCGGTTACGGAAAAAGTCTTTTGCCTGGACGAGCCGATCTTCAAGCAATGCATTGACTACGCCTACGTTCATCAGGATAAGCTGAAACCTTACTACTTCTTCACCATGTGCATTAGCTTTATTATCCCGATGATCTTTGCCTTTGTGTCCTATTCCCTTATTCTGTGTGAGATTTCCAACATGCAGAGGCGCGACCGAC GCGTCATGGGTCGCAGTCAACCGCCAAAGAGCAACAACATTTCCCGCGCTCGAAAAAAGACGCTCATCTTGACATCCCTGGTCACTCTCACCTTCCTCATCTTTTGGGGAGGATACTACGGCGTCTCCATTTACCTCTGGTTCACTTCCGACCAAGGGGAAACAGTCCCGGCTGAG GTATCTTCCGGCTTATTCACCCTTATGTACGTCCATCCAGCAGTCCATCCGCTCATCTATGGGCTTTTCATGAAAGATGTGAGGAGGAATTTTGGACTGATGGTTGGCAAGTTGCTCTCTTGCGTCAGCTGTGGACGAATTTCCAG tAGTCACACGGAATCTTCGACCAAAATGGGCAGGACTGATTTTTGTCCCTGCGTCAGGCAACAGTTCAACAATCGGTCAGACCCATCGACTTACGGAAGACACCTACGCGCCATGAGCAACCCCGTCTTATCCACGGGCAAAATCTCAAAACTCTCCGAATTTTCTGTCGTTCATTCCGAACCAATACCAAAAGAcaatgcaaaaaatgttttcactgAAAACTTATTGAATGTCTCGAAGGACGACGCCGAAATAAAACGTTCAAATGGTGACGTCATTAAAAACAGTGACGTCAAAACGTACAAAAACAGTTACGTAACATCTGCTTTTCCGATTAATGGTGGCTCGGAAACGAAATTGCTGAATAACAACGGAGTGTTATAA
- the LOC143452716 gene encoding gonadotropin-releasing hormone receptor-like isoform X2: MASSFLDEDYTGREIYSTTPMPSINTTAFDYNESCQYYKENLTFTQTYLARVVASCVLFLLSSCGNIFVLWCLLSRRRRSHVHVITLHLTLADLAYTFFSIPTDTIWTITVAWVAGDVMCKICQILKQFGMYISSFMVVVIAFDRMFSLLFPMAPLSQQRTRTKILLGVAWTLSFSCAVPAGVLFAVTEKVFCLDEPIFKQCIDYAYVHQDKLKPYYFFTMCISFIIPMIFAFVSYSLILCEISNMQRRDRRVMGRSQPPKSNNISRARKKTLILTSLVTLTFLIFWGGYYGVSIYLWFTSDQGETVPAEVSSGLFTLMYVHPAVHPLIYGLFMKDVRRNFGLMVGKLLSCVSCGRISRVDKNVSPRKTNSATGSANTASTGVTLHNTSRNNDVISNRGERGILLKL; this comes from the exons ATGGCGTCCAGTTTCTTGGATGAGGATTATACTGGTCGTGAGATCTACTCAACAACACCTATGCCTTCAATTAACACCACAGCGTTTGATTACAACGAATCATGCCAATATTATAAG GAGAATTTAACCTTCACCCAGACCTACCTTGCCCGGGTGGTCGCGTCTTGCGTCCTCTTCCTGCTCAGCTCCTGCGGCAACATCTTCGTGCTCTGGTGCTTGCTCTCCAGAAGGAGACGATCTCACGTCCACGTCATCACTCTGCACTTGACCCTGGCTGACCTCGCATATACGTTCTTCTCTATCCCGACTG ACACTATTTGGACAATAACTGTTGCATGGGTGGCCGGAGATGTCATGTGTAAGATCTGCCAAATACTGAAGCAGTTTGGAATGTATATCAGTTCTTTCATGGTCGTG GTGATAGCATTTGACCGTATGTTCAGCCTACTCTTTCCGATGGCCCCGCTCTCACAACAAAGGACCAGAACCAAAATTTTGCTCGGAGTAGCTTGGACCTTAAGCTTTTCATGCGCCGTACCCGCG GGCGTGCTGTTCGCGGTTACGGAAAAAGTCTTTTGCCTGGACGAGCCGATCTTCAAGCAATGCATTGACTACGCCTACGTTCATCAGGATAAGCTGAAACCTTACTACTTCTTCACCATGTGCATTAGCTTTATTATCCCGATGATCTTTGCCTTTGTGTCCTATTCCCTTATTCTGTGTGAGATTTCCAACATGCAGAGGCGCGACCGAC GCGTCATGGGTCGCAGTCAACCGCCAAAGAGCAACAACATTTCCCGCGCTCGAAAAAAGACGCTCATCTTGACATCCCTGGTCACTCTCACCTTCCTCATCTTTTGGGGAGGATACTACGGCGTCTCCATTTACCTCTGGTTCACTTCCGACCAAGGGGAAACAGTCCCGGCTGAG GTATCTTCCGGCTTATTCACCCTTATGTACGTCCATCCAGCAGTCCATCCGCTCATCTATGGGCTTTTCATGAAAGATGTGAGGAGGAATTTTGGACTGATGGTTGGCAAGTTGCTCTCTTGCGTCAGCTGTGGACGAATTTCCAG GGTTGATAAGAACGTGTCCCCACGAAAAACCAATTCAGCAACCGGATCGGCCAACACAGCCTCCACTGGCGTGACGTTGCATAACACGTCACgcaataatgacgtcattagcAACAGGGGAGAGAGAGggattttgttaaaattgtgA